The proteins below come from a single Corylus avellana chromosome ca3, CavTom2PMs-1.0 genomic window:
- the LOC132176715 gene encoding homeobox-leucine zipper protein ATHB-52-like — protein MDDFFHTQNKKHVHPPKHVKKRLNPDQVRLLETSFAANNKLDAELKLRLAKQLGIPPRQVAVWFQNKRARRKTQSLEQQLENALVEKRRLEKDVERLQGELEKAQEMAALALMKQTGPQICCNISGSFDENGGFLPIDGELFASLIGE, from the coding sequence ATGGATGATTTCTTTCacacccaaaacaaaaaacatgtaCACCCACCCAAACACGTCAAAAAGAGGCTAAACCCCGACCAAGTGAGGCTCCTGGAGACAAGCTTCGCCGCCAACAACAAACTAGACGCCGAGCTCAAGCTTCGGCTTGCAAAACAACTCGGTATCCCCCCGAGACAGGTTGCTGTTTGGTTCCAAAACAAGCGAGCTCGGCGTAAGACGCAGAGCCTTGAGCAGCAGCTAGAAAATGCGTTGGTTGAAAAGAGGAGGCTCGAGAAAGACGTGGAGCGGCTTCAAGGAGAGCTGGAGAAAGCTCAAGAAATGGCGGCTCTTGCTTTAATGAAACAAACAGGCCCTCAAATTTGTTGTAATATTTCTGGTTCTTTTGATGAGAATGGCGGGTTTTTGCCAATCGATGGGGAACTATTTGCTTCTTTGATTGGTGAATAA